The proteins below are encoded in one region of Pseudoduganella armeniaca:
- a CDS encoding NF038129 family PEP-CTERM protein: protein MTRWLAVLILWCAVAAGALAGPIYRVSVDTTALAGQAGYLDFLFLGLQDAAPASATLSNFTGDLDGSGLLTGDAAGSSADRVVLGNGNGWNEFAQHVNFGGRFGFDVSFAVGGAPGDSGTNLALALLDDASQYVGAAGDIVTFALLPGQADAVATDARFASVQAVPEPGSVALLAVGLLGMAFAARRRN from the coding sequence ATGACGCGCTGGCTGGCAGTACTGATCTTGTGGTGCGCTGTCGCTGCAGGCGCGCTGGCCGGGCCGATCTACCGCGTCAGCGTGGACACGACGGCGCTGGCGGGCCAGGCCGGCTACCTGGACTTCCTGTTCCTGGGCTTGCAGGACGCGGCGCCGGCATCGGCCACGCTGTCGAACTTCACCGGCGATCTGGATGGCAGCGGCTTGCTCACCGGCGACGCTGCCGGCTCGAGCGCGGACCGCGTCGTTCTCGGCAACGGCAACGGCTGGAACGAGTTCGCCCAGCACGTGAACTTCGGCGGACGCTTCGGTTTCGACGTCAGTTTCGCCGTCGGCGGGGCGCCCGGCGACAGCGGTACCAACCTGGCGCTGGCACTGCTGGACGACGCCTCCCAGTACGTCGGCGCGGCGGGCGACATCGTCACGTTCGCGCTGCTGCCGGGGCAGGCCGATGCCGTCGCCACGGATGCCCGTTTCGCCAGTGTGCAGGCGGTGCCGGAGCCGGGCAGCGTGGCGCTACTGGCGGTGGGGCTGCTGGGCATGGCGTTCGCCGCGCGCCGGCGCAATTGA
- a CDS encoding SulP family inorganic anion transporter, translating into MLLWLRRYRRAALPGDIGAGIVVAMMMIPQGMAYALVAGLPPVAGLYASILPPLVYALFGSSMTQSVGPMAIVSLMTAAAIGPLAPAGTALHGVLAAQLALVAGAVLLLCGLLRLGFLASFFSRPVMSGFTVGSSLVIAWGQVTPLLGAAPPHLHLPSAALGLGSLALLVLARSWLAPLLARCGMPKTAADVAAKLAPMAVVLASIGLVAALDLPALGVAVTGPVPAGLPQLNLATSSAHWHALLQPGLLIGFIVFLISMSAAQTLAQKRGEKLVSNQELVGLGAANIASMVSGGFPVTGSLSRSAVNFAAGANTPLASVISAVLLAAALVLPTGWLALLPLPTLAATIIVAVLGMLQLDTLRTAWRYDRGDALAWLVTCVGVLALGVEAGVIVGVVLSMGTLIWRASRPHIAVLGRIAGTEHFRNVDRYAATTCATVLILRVDANLFFGNVDAVNERIEDELGAHPAARHLVLAMLAVSSIDTTALFALQELNDSLRARGIGLHLAEVKGPVMDRLRASSLPERLNGRIFLSTAMASDFLNPHQDPQ; encoded by the coding sequence ATGCTGCTTTGGCTGAGGCGCTACCGCCGTGCCGCGCTGCCGGGGGACATCGGCGCCGGCATCGTCGTGGCGATGATGATGATCCCGCAGGGGATGGCGTATGCGCTGGTGGCGGGCCTGCCGCCGGTGGCCGGTCTGTACGCCAGCATCCTGCCGCCGCTGGTGTACGCGCTGTTCGGCAGCAGCATGACGCAGTCGGTGGGGCCGATGGCGATCGTCTCGCTGATGACGGCCGCCGCCATCGGTCCGCTGGCACCTGCCGGCACCGCGCTGCACGGTGTGCTGGCGGCCCAACTGGCGCTGGTCGCCGGCGCCGTGCTGCTGCTGTGCGGACTGCTGCGGCTGGGCTTCCTCGCCAGCTTCTTCTCGCGCCCCGTGATGAGCGGGTTTACCGTCGGCTCCTCGCTCGTCATCGCCTGGGGCCAGGTCACGCCGCTGCTGGGCGCCGCGCCACCGCACTTGCACCTGCCCAGCGCCGCGCTGGGCCTCGGTTCGCTGGCGCTGCTCGTCCTGGCGCGCTCCTGGCTGGCGCCATTGCTGGCGCGCTGCGGCATGCCGAAGACGGCCGCCGACGTCGCGGCCAAGCTGGCGCCGATGGCGGTCGTGCTGGCCTCGATCGGCCTGGTGGCCGCGCTGGACCTGCCGGCGCTGGGCGTGGCCGTCACGGGTCCCGTGCCGGCCGGGCTGCCGCAGCTGAACCTGGCCACCTCCAGCGCGCACTGGCACGCGCTGCTGCAACCGGGCCTCCTGATCGGCTTCATCGTCTTCCTGATCAGCATGTCGGCCGCCCAGACCTTGGCGCAAAAGCGCGGCGAGAAGCTGGTCAGCAACCAGGAACTGGTAGGCCTGGGCGCGGCCAATATCGCCAGCATGGTCTCCGGTGGCTTCCCCGTCACCGGCAGCCTGTCGCGCTCCGCCGTCAACTTCGCCGCCGGCGCCAACACGCCGCTGGCCAGCGTCATCTCCGCCGTGCTGCTGGCCGCCGCGCTGGTGCTGCCGACCGGCTGGCTGGCGCTGCTGCCGCTGCCCACCTTGGCTGCCACCATCATCGTCGCCGTGCTCGGCATGCTGCAGCTGGACACCTTGCGCACCGCCTGGCGCTACGACCGCGGCGACGCGCTGGCCTGGCTCGTCACCTGTGTGGGCGTGCTGGCGCTGGGCGTGGAGGCGGGCGTCATCGTCGGCGTGGTGCTGTCGATGGGCACCCTGATCTGGCGCGCCAGCCGGCCGCACATCGCCGTGCTGGGCCGCATCGCCGGCACCGAGCACTTCCGCAACGTCGACCGCTACGCGGCCACCACCTGCGCCACGGTGCTGATCCTGCGCGTCGACGCCAACCTGTTCTTCGGTAACGTCGACGCCGTCAACGAGCGCATCGAGGACGAGCTGGGCGCCCATCCGGCCGCGCGCCACCTGGTGCTCGCCATGCTGGCGGTCAGCTCGATCGACACCACGGCGCTGTTCGCGCTGCAGGAACTGAACGACAGCCTGCGCGCGCGCGGCATCGGCCTGCACCTGGCCGAAGTGAAGGGGCCCGTGATGGACCGGCTGCGTGCCAGCAGCCTGCCCGAGCGCCTGAACGGCCGCATCTTCCTGTCCACGGCGATGGCCAGCGATTTCCTCAACCCCCACCAGGACCCCCAATGA
- a CDS encoding DUF885 domain-containing protein, whose product MKRLSAAILAAGVLATQAGAAPQTNPIDAQFRAIHTQEWQWRLAQRLEDAEDDTNGIRATLPKIDPATQLARQRYWETTLRRLDAIDEKKLSAPERINYAVYRAQIAALLDNQRFREYEKPLNADSSFWSNLTYEARKPFRTAAEYRAYVAQLNDVPRYFDDEMANMRAGLARGFTPPKVTLQGRDQSLVAVVEAKPEDTPFYQPFKTMAATIPAAEQASLREAALAAIRTQVIPAHARLLKFMREQYVPRATDNLAAERLPDGKAYYQSKIVEYTTTNLTADAIHQIGLAEMAKIRAEMAQVMKDVKFDGDLPAFLHFLRTDPRFYAKTPEELLMRAAWIAKKFDGKAEQYFGRLPRSRFAVIPVPPEQAPYYTSGRGGPGVYLVNTYNLPARALYSLPALTLHESAPGHAFQMPLALEQQGRPAFRNAYISAYGEGWALYSERLGTEMGIYQTPYEVFGMLSYQAWRASRLVVDTGIHAKGWTRDQAQRYLMENTALSAHEVETEVDRYISWPGQALSYYLGEMAIIDARRRAEAALGTKFDLRAFHDTVLELGSVPLPVLAARIDRFIADGGKGPY is encoded by the coding sequence ATGAAACGACTCAGCGCGGCCATCCTCGCCGCCGGCGTGTTGGCCACCCAGGCCGGCGCGGCACCGCAAACGAACCCGATCGATGCACAGTTCCGCGCCATCCATACCCAGGAATGGCAATGGCGCCTGGCGCAACGGCTGGAGGATGCCGAGGACGATACCAACGGCATCCGCGCCACCTTGCCGAAGATCGACCCGGCCACGCAGCTGGCACGCCAGCGCTACTGGGAGACGACCTTGCGCCGGCTCGATGCCATCGACGAGAAGAAGCTGTCGGCGCCGGAGCGCATCAACTACGCCGTCTACCGTGCCCAGATCGCCGCGCTGCTGGACAACCAGCGCTTCCGCGAATACGAAAAGCCGCTCAATGCCGATTCGTCGTTCTGGTCCAACCTGACGTACGAGGCGCGCAAGCCGTTCCGCACGGCCGCCGAATACCGCGCCTACGTGGCGCAGCTGAACGACGTGCCGCGCTACTTCGACGACGAGATGGCCAATATGCGCGCCGGCCTGGCGCGCGGCTTCACGCCGCCCAAGGTCACGCTGCAGGGGCGCGACCAGTCGCTGGTGGCGGTGGTCGAGGCCAAGCCGGAGGACACGCCGTTCTACCAGCCGTTCAAGACGATGGCCGCGACGATTCCCGCGGCGGAGCAGGCCAGCCTGCGCGAGGCGGCGCTGGCCGCGATCCGCACCCAGGTGATCCCGGCCCACGCGCGCCTGCTGAAGTTCATGCGCGAGCAATACGTGCCGCGCGCCACCGACAACCTGGCGGCCGAGCGCCTGCCGGACGGCAAGGCCTACTACCAGTCGAAGATCGTCGAGTACACGACCACCAACCTGACGGCCGATGCGATCCACCAGATCGGCCTGGCCGAGATGGCGAAGATCCGCGCCGAGATGGCGCAGGTGATGAAGGATGTGAAGTTCGACGGCGACCTGCCGGCCTTCCTGCATTTTCTCCGCACCGATCCGCGCTTCTACGCCAAGACGCCGGAGGAGCTGCTGATGCGCGCGGCCTGGATCGCCAAGAAATTCGACGGCAAGGCCGAGCAGTACTTCGGCCGGCTGCCGCGCAGCCGCTTCGCCGTGATTCCGGTGCCGCCGGAGCAGGCGCCGTACTACACGTCGGGCCGCGGCGGCCCCGGCGTCTACCTCGTCAATACCTACAACCTGCCGGCCCGCGCGCTGTACAGCCTGCCGGCGCTGACCTTGCACGAGTCGGCACCGGGCCACGCGTTCCAGATGCCGCTGGCGTTGGAGCAGCAGGGCCGGCCGGCGTTCCGCAATGCCTACATTTCCGCCTATGGCGAGGGCTGGGCCCTGTATTCGGAGCGCCTGGGCACCGAGATGGGCATCTACCAGACGCCGTACGAGGTGTTCGGCATGCTCAGCTACCAGGCCTGGCGCGCCTCGCGCCTGGTCGTCGACACCGGCATCCACGCCAAGGGCTGGACCCGCGATCAGGCGCAGCGCTACCTGATGGAGAACACGGCATTGTCCGCCCACGAGGTCGAGACGGAGGTGGACCGTTACATTTCCTGGCCGGGCCAGGCGCTGTCGTACTACCTGGGCGAAATGGCGATCATCGACGCGCGCCGCCGCGCCGAGGCCGCGCTCGGGACGAAGTTCGACCTGCGCGCCTTCCACGACACCGTGCTGGAGCTGGGCTCGGTGCCGCTGCCGGTGCTGGCGGCGCGCATCGACCGCTTCATCGCCGACGGAGGAAAAGGGCCTTACTGA
- a CDS encoding urease accessory protein UreD, with protein sequence MPDCHASITQFPPHAGTGAWQASLRLGFRRDGAVTRLALREHRGPLRVQKPLYPEDPAVCHAIVVHPPGGVVGGDRLAIDAHAGDGAHVFLTTPGAAKWYRANGQVSGQHVALHAGAGATLEWLPQETIFYNDADVALDHHVTLAADASYLGCEIACLGRRAAGETFTTGRIAQRTSIRRGGRLLWWEQGVLTPALRQRPLGLGGRSVCATLVACGAPLPATMLQAVRALDDGAHFGATQMKQIFVVRWLGDDSETAREIMLAAWRLIRPALLGRAGFEPRSWRT encoded by the coding sequence ATGCCTGACTGCCACGCCAGCATTACCCAGTTTCCCCCACACGCCGGCACCGGCGCGTGGCAGGCCAGCCTCAGGCTGGGCTTTCGCCGCGACGGCGCCGTCACGCGCCTGGCGCTGCGCGAGCACCGCGGCCCGTTGCGCGTGCAAAAACCCCTGTATCCGGAAGACCCGGCGGTCTGCCATGCGATCGTCGTGCACCCGCCCGGCGGCGTCGTCGGCGGCGACCGCCTTGCCATTGACGCGCATGCCGGCGACGGCGCACATGTTTTCCTGACGACGCCGGGCGCGGCCAAGTGGTATCGCGCCAACGGCCAGGTCTCGGGCCAGCATGTGGCGCTGCATGCCGGCGCCGGCGCCACCCTCGAATGGCTGCCGCAGGAAACCATTTTCTACAACGATGCCGACGTGGCCCTCGACCATCACGTGACCTTGGCCGCCGACGCATCGTACCTGGGCTGCGAGATCGCCTGTCTGGGCCGGCGCGCCGCCGGCGAAACCTTCACAACCGGCCGCATTGCCCAGCGCACGTCGATCCGGCGCGGTGGCCGGCTGCTGTGGTGGGAGCAGGGCGTGCTGACGCCGGCACTGCGGCAACGCCCCCTGGGCCTGGGTGGGCGCAGCGTCTGCGCCACGCTCGTGGCCTGCGGCGCGCCGCTGCCCGCAACCATGCTGCAAGCGGTGCGCGCACTGGACGACGGCGCGCATTTCGGTGCCACCCAGATGAAGCAAATCTTCGTCGTGCGCTGGCTGGGCGACGACAGCGAAACGGCGCGCGAGATCATGCTGGCGGCATGGCGGCTGATCCGGCCCGCGCTGCTGGGGCGCGCCGGATTCGAGCCGCGCAGCTGGCGCACCTGA
- a CDS encoding urease subunit gamma: MDLTPREKDKLLIFTAGLLAERRLARGLKLNHPEAIALITAALLEGARDGRSVADLMSYGTTILTREQVMEGVPEMIPDIQIEATFPDGSKLVTVHNPIV; encoded by the coding sequence ATGGACCTGACACCCCGCGAAAAAGACAAGCTGCTGATCTTCACCGCCGGCCTGCTGGCCGAACGCCGCCTCGCACGCGGCCTGAAGCTGAACCATCCGGAGGCGATCGCCCTGATCACGGCTGCGCTGCTGGAAGGCGCGCGCGACGGGCGCAGCGTGGCCGACCTGATGTCGTACGGGACGACGATCCTGACGCGCGAGCAGGTGATGGAAGGCGTGCCGGAAATGATCCCGGACATCCAGATCGAAGCGACTTTTCCGGACGGCAGCAAGCTGGTGACCGTCCACAATCCCATCGTATGA
- a CDS encoding urease subunit beta, producing the protein MIPGEYQLEQGDLPLNEGRQAVTVVVANQGDRPIQVGSHFHFFEVNNALSFERWKAYGRRLNIAAGTAVRFEPGQQRTVELVDLEGDREVYGFSGKVMGKLKTDGGPG; encoded by the coding sequence ATGATCCCCGGCGAATACCAACTGGAGCAGGGCGACCTGCCGCTCAACGAGGGCCGCCAGGCGGTCACGGTCGTCGTCGCCAACCAGGGCGATCGGCCGATCCAGGTCGGCTCGCACTTCCATTTTTTCGAAGTGAACAACGCGCTGTCGTTCGAGCGCTGGAAGGCCTACGGCCGGCGCCTGAACATCGCCGCCGGCACCGCCGTGCGCTTCGAACCGGGCCAGCAGCGCACCGTCGAACTGGTCGACCTGGAAGGCGACCGCGAGGTGTACGGCTTTTCCGGCAAGGTGATGGGCAAGCTCAAGACCGATGGCGGGCCAGGCTGA
- the ureC gene encoding urease subunit alpha: MATISRRAYAEMFGPTKGDRIRLADTELFIEIERDHAIYGEEVKFGGGKVIRDGMGQSQRAHAAVMDTVITNAVIVDHWGIVKADIGIKDGLIAAIGKAGNPDIQPGVTMAIGGATEIIAGEGLLVTAGGIDSHIHFICPQQIEEALMSGVTTMLGGGTGPATGTAATTCTPGPWHLHAMLQAADAFPMNLGFLGKGNVSLPLPLEEQIRAGAIGLKLHEDWGSTPAAIDNCLTVADRFDIQVALHSDTLNEGGFLQDTLAAFKDRTIHTFHTEGAGGGHAPDIIAAVGQANVLPSSTNPTRPYTVNTLDEHLDMLMVCHHLDPAIAEDVAFAESRIRRETIAAEDILHDIGAISMMSSDSQAMGRVGEVILRTWQTAHKMKVQRGALEGDTERNDNTRVKRYIAKYTINPAITHGIAHAVGSLEVGKIADVVLWKPAFFGVKPSMILKGGMIAAAQMGDPNASIPTPQPVHYRPMFGAFGGGLKKSFTFVSQAAFDAGIGDALKLSKTLIPVRGMRHLRKHHMIHNGATPVMEVDPETYEVRADGRLLTCEPATVLPLAQRYFLF, translated from the coding sequence ATGGCGACGATCTCGCGCCGTGCCTATGCCGAGATGTTCGGCCCCACCAAGGGCGATCGCATCCGCCTGGCCGATACGGAGCTGTTCATCGAGATCGAACGCGATCATGCGATCTACGGCGAGGAAGTCAAGTTCGGCGGCGGCAAGGTGATCCGCGACGGCATGGGCCAGTCGCAGCGCGCCCATGCCGCCGTGATGGACACCGTCATCACCAACGCCGTCATCGTCGACCACTGGGGCATCGTCAAGGCCGACATCGGCATCAAGGACGGGCTGATCGCCGCCATCGGCAAGGCCGGCAACCCGGACATCCAGCCGGGCGTGACGATGGCCATCGGCGGCGCCACCGAGATCATCGCCGGCGAGGGCCTGCTCGTCACGGCAGGCGGCATCGACAGCCACATCCACTTCATCTGCCCGCAGCAGATCGAGGAAGCGTTGATGAGCGGCGTGACGACCATGCTGGGCGGCGGCACCGGCCCCGCCACCGGCACGGCCGCCACCACCTGCACGCCGGGGCCGTGGCACCTGCACGCGATGCTGCAGGCGGCCGACGCGTTCCCGATGAACCTGGGTTTTCTCGGCAAGGGCAACGTCAGCCTGCCGCTGCCGCTGGAAGAGCAGATCCGCGCCGGCGCCATCGGCCTCAAATTGCACGAGGACTGGGGCAGCACGCCGGCCGCCATCGACAACTGCCTGACCGTAGCCGATCGCTTCGACATCCAGGTCGCGCTGCACAGCGACACCTTGAACGAAGGCGGCTTCCTGCAGGATACGCTGGCCGCGTTCAAGGACCGCACCATCCACACCTTCCACACCGAGGGCGCCGGCGGCGGTCATGCGCCGGACATCATCGCCGCCGTCGGCCAGGCCAACGTGCTGCCGTCGTCCACCAATCCGACCCGGCCCTACACGGTCAACACACTGGACGAGCACCTGGACATGCTGATGGTCTGCCACCACCTCGATCCGGCCATCGCCGAGGACGTGGCGTTTGCCGAGTCGCGCATCCGCCGCGAGACCATCGCCGCCGAGGACATCCTGCACGACATCGGCGCCATCTCGATGATGTCGTCCGACTCGCAGGCCATGGGTCGCGTCGGCGAAGTCATCCTGCGCACCTGGCAGACGGCGCACAAGATGAAGGTCCAGCGCGGCGCGCTGGAGGGCGACACTGAGCGCAACGACAACACCCGGGTCAAGCGCTACATCGCCAAGTACACGATCAACCCGGCCATCACGCACGGCATCGCCCACGCGGTGGGCTCGCTCGAAGTGGGCAAGATCGCCGACGTCGTGCTGTGGAAGCCGGCCTTCTTCGGCGTCAAGCCGTCCATGATCCTGAAAGGCGGCATGATTGCGGCCGCCCAGATGGGCGACCCGAACGCGTCGATCCCGACGCCGCAGCCGGTGCACTACCGGCCCATGTTCGGCGCCTTCGGCGGGGGCCTGAAAAAATCGTTCACCTTCGTCTCGCAGGCCGCCTTCGACGCCGGCATCGGCGATGCGCTCAAGCTGTCCAAGACGCTGATTCCGGTGCGCGGCATGCGCCACCTGCGCAAGCACCACATGATCCACAACGGCGCCACGCCGGTGATGGAAGTGGACCCGGAAACCTACGAGGTGCGCGCGGACGGCCGTCTCCTGACGTGCGAACCTGCCACCGTGCTGCCGCTGGCGCAGCGCTATTTCCTGTTTTAA
- the ureE gene encoding urease accessory protein UreE has translation MLTLHTKVIDPRAPVDGRLVLPYELREKCRLRARLDSGEEVAIFTVRGTVLRGGDLLKGDDGRVVRVEAAPEATYKVTCADAHALLRCAFHLGNRHTQAQVGDGFLRIRADAVLREMLAGLGATVVEQLAPFEPESGAYGGGHHHHDHGHGPLAPVPLRQRIHRPGDPA, from the coding sequence ATGCTGACACTGCATACCAAAGTCATCGACCCGCGCGCCCCCGTCGACGGGCGCCTGGTGCTGCCCTACGAGCTGCGCGAGAAGTGCCGGCTGCGCGCGCGGCTCGATTCGGGCGAGGAAGTCGCCATCTTCACCGTGCGCGGCACCGTGCTGCGCGGCGGCGACCTGCTCAAGGGCGACGACGGACGCGTGGTACGCGTCGAAGCGGCGCCCGAGGCCACCTACAAGGTCACCTGCGCCGACGCCCACGCGCTGCTGCGCTGCGCCTTCCACCTGGGTAACCGGCATACCCAGGCCCAGGTGGGCGACGGCTTCCTGCGCATCCGCGCCGACGCCGTGCTGCGCGAGATGCTGGCGGGCCTGGGCGCCACGGTGGTCGAGCAGCTGGCGCCGTTCGAACCGGAGTCGGGCGCCTACGGCGGCGGTCACCACCACCATGACCATGGCCATGGTCCCCTTGCGCCGGTGCCGCTGCGCCAGCGCATCCACCGCCCTGGCGATCCGGCATGA
- a CDS encoding urease accessory protein UreF, producing MVAAQLLHLLQLASPSLPIGAYSYSQGLEAALEQGLVTDADSARRWIARQLHEVVALWEAPLCWRLMAAFTQRDALAVAELSEKFLASRDTAELRAETVQMGFSLARLIAELGIADEGALAMLQAHAEVPLPAAYACAVAALGIPHEEALLALLFAWAENQVLVCVKSVPLGQVAGQKLLLSLRPDLEAAALCAQSLADHALSNWAPGLALLSMRHEVQYSRLYRS from the coding sequence ATAGTCGCGGCGCAACTGCTGCATCTGCTGCAGCTGGCCAGCCCGTCGTTGCCGATCGGCGCCTACAGCTATTCGCAAGGCCTGGAGGCGGCATTGGAGCAGGGCCTGGTGACGGACGCGGACAGCGCGCGCCGCTGGATCGCGCGCCAGTTGCACGAGGTGGTCGCGCTGTGGGAAGCGCCGCTGTGCTGGCGCCTGATGGCGGCGTTCACGCAGCGCGATGCGCTGGCGGTGGCGGAGCTGTCGGAAAAGTTCCTGGCCTCGCGCGACACCGCCGAACTGCGTGCCGAAACCGTGCAGATGGGCTTTTCGCTGGCGCGCCTGATCGCCGAACTGGGCATCGCCGACGAGGGCGCGCTGGCGATGCTGCAGGCCCATGCCGAGGTGCCGCTGCCGGCCGCCTATGCCTGCGCCGTCGCCGCGCTGGGCATCCCGCACGAGGAAGCGCTGCTGGCGCTGTTGTTCGCCTGGGCCGAGAACCAGGTGCTGGTGTGCGTCAAATCGGTGCCGCTGGGGCAGGTGGCGGGGCAGAAGCTGCTGCTGTCGCTGCGGCCCGACCTGGAAGCGGCGGCGCTGTGCGCGCAGTCGCTGGCCGACCATGCGCTGTCGAACTGGGCGCCGGGACTGGCGCTGCTGTCGATGCGCCACGAAGTGCAGTACAGCCGACTTTATCGATCCTGA
- the ureG gene encoding urease accessory protein UreG, translated as MQTTSNPLRVGIGGPVGSGKTALCEMLCKGMREQYDMAVITNDIYTREDMEILLRANALPAARLMGVETGGCPHTAIREDASINLEAIARMQADFPDLDLILVESGGDNLAATFSPELSDLTLYVIDVAGGEKIPRKGGPGITRSDLLIINKTDLAPHVGADLDVMARDARQQRGERPFVLTNLRSGEGVAQVIDFIRTQGLLEARP; from the coding sequence ATGCAGACAACCTCCAATCCGCTGCGCGTCGGCATCGGCGGCCCCGTCGGCTCCGGCAAGACGGCGCTGTGCGAAATGCTGTGCAAGGGCATGCGCGAGCAATACGACATGGCCGTGATCACGAATGACATCTACACCCGTGAGGACATGGAGATCCTGCTGCGCGCGAACGCGTTGCCGGCCGCGCGCCTGATGGGCGTGGAAACAGGCGGCTGCCCGCACACGGCGATCCGCGAGGACGCATCGATCAACCTGGAAGCCATCGCGCGCATGCAGGCCGACTTCCCGGACCTGGACCTGATCCTGGTCGAATCGGGCGGCGACAACCTGGCCGCCACCTTCAGCCCCGAGCTGTCCGATCTGACCCTGTACGTGATCGACGTGGCCGGCGGCGAGAAGATTCCGCGCAAGGGCGGGCCCGGCATCACGCGCTCGGACCTCCTGATCATCAACAAAACCGACCTGGCGCCGCACGTGGGTGCGGACCTGGACGTGATGGCGCGCGACGCCCGCCAACAGCGCGGCGAGCGGCCGTTCGTGTTGACAAATCTGCGCAGCGGCGAGGGGGTGGCCCAGGTCATCGACTTCATCCGCACGCAAGGACTGCTGGAGGCACGGCCATGA
- a CDS encoding HupE/UreJ family protein: MRARAALLLAGLPLPALAHPGHLEAAGFVAGLLHPLTGPDHLLALLSVGIWCARQPARPAVAFMLALAAGAGLAMMGWRLPALEGGIALSLLLAGLMVAAAVRLPPALAAIVMAGFALWHGNAHGLELPHAAGAAGFLLASAGLLWVGARLARLPLARALGALVAAFGVALLAL; encoded by the coding sequence ATGAGGGCGCGCGCCGCACTGCTGCTGGCCGGCCTGCCGTTGCCGGCGCTGGCCCATCCCGGCCATCTGGAAGCCGCCGGTTTCGTCGCCGGGCTGCTGCATCCGTTGACGGGACCCGACCACTTGCTGGCCTTGCTCTCTGTCGGCATCTGGTGTGCGCGCCAGCCGGCGCGCCCGGCGGTCGCGTTCATGCTGGCGCTGGCCGCCGGTGCCGGCCTGGCGATGATGGGATGGCGCCTGCCCGCGCTGGAAGGCGGCATCGCACTCTCGCTGCTGCTGGCGGGCCTGATGGTGGCCGCCGCCGTGCGCTTGCCGCCGGCGCTGGCGGCCATCGTCATGGCCGGTTTCGCGCTATGGCATGGCAACGCCCATGGCCTGGAGCTGCCGCATGCGGCGGGCGCCGCCGGCTTCCTGCTGGCCAGCGCCGGCTTGTTGTGGGTCGGCGCCAGGCTGGCACGCTTGCCGCTGGCGCGCGCGCTGGGTGCGCTTGTCGCCGCCTTCGGCGTGGCGCTGCTGGCGTTGTGA
- a CDS encoding 1-acyl-sn-glycerol-3-phosphate acyltransferase: protein MTNHRLAVAELPTIKQRMALRVLHFFGWKFMYRPLPGPRGILVTYQHTSNWDFFIGLFAKWAVDLPFRWLAKDSLFRLPLLGKWLLKLGGQPVDRSAPNGMIRAQAARMNAAPWYWVAITPEGTRSYRPNWKSGFYHLAIEAKVPLCLVALDYPNKTLHMTDHLWLSGDQESDMAAIRAAYAGRLGKHPHNAAPIVLAERREKPRD, encoded by the coding sequence ATGACCAATCACAGGCTGGCAGTCGCCGAACTGCCAACGATCAAGCAGCGCATGGCCTTGCGCGTGCTCCACTTCTTCGGCTGGAAATTCATGTACCGGCCCTTACCGGGTCCGCGCGGCATCCTGGTCACCTACCAGCACACGTCGAACTGGGATTTCTTCATCGGCCTGTTCGCCAAGTGGGCGGTCGACCTGCCGTTCCGCTGGCTGGCGAAGGATTCCCTGTTTCGCCTGCCGCTGCTGGGCAAATGGCTGCTGAAGCTGGGCGGCCAGCCGGTCGACCGCAGCGCCCCGAACGGCATGATCCGGGCCCAGGCCGCGCGCATGAACGCGGCGCCTTGGTATTGGGTTGCCATCACGCCCGAAGGCACGCGCAGCTACCGGCCGAACTGGAAGAGCGGCTTCTATCACCTGGCCATCGAGGCCAAGGTGCCGCTGTGCCTGGTCGCGCTGGACTACCCCAACAAAACCCTGCACATGACCGATCACCTGTGGCTGAGCGGCGACCAGGAAAGCGACATGGCGGCGATCCGGGCGGCCTATGCCGGCCGCCTGGGCAAGCATCCGCACAACGCTGCCCCGATCGTGCTGGCGGAGCGGCGCGAGAAACCGCGCGACTGA